The genomic window TTCGTAATAGTTGTTGAGTAGTGTTTCGAAACGCTCTATTAAAGGGCTACTTATAGCCTTTCTGGTGATAAACTGCCGCTTATAATAACGATTACTGTAATTGAGCAAAACTTCAAAGTATGAAATAATCAATTCTTGGCTTGTATCGTCTATTACCATTTCGATTTCTTCCTTAATATTTTCAAAAATAATCAGCACTTTATTTCTTTCTTTTTCTGAAAGATGAAGCGCTTCATTTATATTGTAGCTGAAAAATCCGAATTTTGTTATTAACCTCGCAAGTGGGTGTCCAGCAAAAAAATCTGGATGGATGAATAGGCTACGTCCACTACACACCTCATCATCAATGACGGAAAGAGCCTGTCCCGGGGCTACAAATATTAATCCACCTTCATCAAAATCATAGTAGCTCTGCCCATATTTCAATTTGCCCTTCAAGTTACTTTTATAGGATACCATATAAAAATCGTGAACAAGGTATTGTACTTCCGATTCCGAAGGAATGTCAGCATGATTGACAGAAACAATAAGGGGATGTAGAGGACTGGCAACCCCCAGCCCTCTACATAAATCACTAATTGATTTATAATAATGCAGTTCCTTTTTTTTAACTGATTTATCGATCATGATTAATTTATGAATTTTATTAAACAGGGATTGATGGTATAAAATTAGCTATTTTTAACTACAACGGGTTTAGCCCACCAATCCTTTTGCAATGAGTTTTCTGAACTTTTCCTGACCAATATCTAATCTTTGCTGATACGTCGATATGGCATCATTGCCTGCAAGATAGCGGAGTTGATCTTTACCATCGGTTATTGCTTCGTAAACTATGGCGGCAATAGATTCAGCAGTTGAAAATTGAAGCGGGCTTTCATTATTCTCAAAGCTTGCTAAAAACTTGTCAAACTGCTCTGCATAGGCCTCATGCTTCCCAAAATCTAAAGACCTGCTCATAAAATCAGTGGCAATTCCGCCAGGAGAAATGGTCTTTATCTGAATATTATGTGCAGCTAACTCAAAAGACAGGCTTTCGCTCCAACCTTCAATAGCCCACTTTGTCGCATGGTAAATAGAAGCAAATGGGAATGCTACCAGTCCGCCTATAGAGGTAATACTGATAATTAAGCCACTACGTTTTTCCCTTAAATGAGGAAGAAATGCCTCTGTCACCCTGATCACGCCCAAAACATTCGTATCGAACTGTCGCGTAATCTGGTCATCTCGGTATCCTTCCAATGGACCTGTCAGTCCGTATCCTGCATTATTGAAAACAACGTCTACAGGCCTAATTTGAACAGCTGCCGCTACCGCTTTTTCAATAGATGAAAGATCTGTCACATCTAACTGTAAAAGATGGATATTTTTGATTACATTCAGTTCAGTTTCTTTTTCAGGATGTCTCATCGTTGCAATTACGTTCCAGCCTTTGGATGCCAACAGCTTTGCTGTTGCTTTTCCCAAACCGGAAGATGCCCCGGTAATGAATATTGTACTCATATTATTTGATTTAAAATTTAAAGGTCAATGAATTTCTTGAATTTTGTCAATAAGTACTTCATCTATATCCCCTTATTGACATTAATGTAAAAGCGAGCAACATCAGTTCTATCTAGTCCATAAGAAGCACCTGTTATAAAGACCGTTTTAATTTATCTGCTTATTTCGCTAGGAAAATACTATTTGTAAACGTCTGATATTCCTCCTCAGAAGTATTTCGGCGTGCATTTAGAATAGGCTTGATGTCGTCAGTAGGAGAATAACGCAAGCGATCAGTTCCATCTGTGGCAGCTTCATAAATGGCATGAACTACTTTTTCTACTGCATCGGCGTCTGCCGTTCCCTGCATGCCACCATAGACTTTACCAATTTGTTCTAAAAAAGGCAGATAATCCTCAATCAAATTCAAACCTGCACTTTCGCCACCCACACGGCTCATAAAACCGGTTTGCATAGCACCTCCAGGTTCAATAATTTTTGCAGTGATACCTAATGATACTAATTCATATCTTAACCCTTCTGTCCATCCTTCTAAAGCAAATTTGGATGAACTGTACACGGAAGCCATAGGGAAGCCAATAGCACCGGCACCTGAACTGATATTGATGATAGTACCTGATCTATTGGAACGGAAATAAGGTAAAATAGCTCTTGTGACATCCATAGCCCCAAATACATTCACATCAAATTGTGTTTGGATGGCTTCGCGAGACGCGCTTTCAAAAATTCCGAAAAGCCCATATCCTGCATTATTTACCACTACATCAATACTTCCGAAATGGTTTATGCCCTCAACGATTGCTTTATCAATTGAATTCTTGTCCTGAACATCTAGTTGAGTGACAAAAATATTTCCTGACTTCTCAAGATTTCCATTTTTAGTGGTATCTCTCATTGTAGCAATAACATTCCATCCTTTTGCAGCAAAATAATTGGCAGTTGCGGCACCAAAGCCTGATGATGTTCCTGTGATTAGTATTGTTTTGTTCATTTGTTTGATATTTAAATTTGTCTAACACTTTTGATATTACAAATATCCCATGTATCTTGACCTTCTGATAAACCATATTAAGGAATTGATAATCCAAAATGAGGATTCTTATTGATCAGGTATTTTTATGGTGCAGTAAAAAAACACTTTCCTGCGGGCTTAATTGCAGACTTTTCAATAATGCAATATTTTAATGATTGCTTAAAATCAAGCCTTTGAACTAGATGTTGGTTTCACAGCTCTTGGCTCCAGGAATGCTCCAAACCAAAAGGACCGAATTCACGCCCGACACCAGACTGCTTAAATCCTCCAAATGGATATCGTAGTCTTAATACAGAAGGAGATGGATGTTGCAGAAAAACAGATGAAGCATTGACGGAAAAAAGCTCAAGAAACCGGAGAAAATCACAGTAGAAACGCAAAAAGAAATCGTTAATTATGAAATTATTTAGTTTTATTTTACAATATTCAGAGGGAACATTTATCTCTCAAGTAGAAGCCGAAAATAAAGAAAAAAGCTATGAGGAAATGGCTTAGGGAGATAGATATAACTCAATATCCAAATTTTTATCAAGAAGAAAGGAAAAGATTAATAGAAGAAGATTTTGAAGACGAAGATCCTATTCTTATTCAAGGATGTAAAAATATATGGTGTTTTGGAATGAGGATTAACGGAGAGTTAGCATTCATTAACTTCATTCAAACAGAAAATTTATAATATCAGAGTTTTAATTCCTATCAATGGGCCACGAGGACGTTTTTCTGACCCGAAAAATAACAGCCATTTATCAGGAAGCTCCGGCGTAAGCAGTAATTCGAATGGCCACATCTGGGGACAAGGTGGCACAGGTACAACGGGACTGTTCGGAGATAGCAGGTCTATCGATACCTGGACTTTCATTCCTGGCATACCTGCCCATATTACAGCTGATGTAACGGTCAAGGTTGCCGATCTGAAGGTCACACAAATTGTGCCGGACAAAACAAGTGTTGTTGTTGGTGATCAGGTGCTTTATACAGTAAAGGTGAAAAATGATGGACCTAGCGGTGTCGAAAATGCAACATTTACATTTTCTCTCCCATCTGGTTTTAATCATCAGAATGTAGTGTTTCAGGGTAATGGATGCGGTAGCCAAGGAGCGGTAATAATTTACAACTCCCAGACCGGGAAATATACATCTAAGCTTAATCTTCCCAGCGGATGTGAAATAACATATATTTTTACTGCAGGAGTTACAGCTACCACATCAGGAACCAACCAGCAGGCCGAAGCTACTATTTTAAGGCCTAATGATGTAACAGATCCTGATGCTACCAATACAAGTTTGAATATTCCACCTGCCGATCCGCATTTTTTTTCAGCATGAGAATATATAAGACAAAAAATACTAATCTAGTTGTAAAATCTAAAAAATAATGTTTAATACACTCTCATCGGATAGATTACATAAAAGATGATTGAAATAATCTTTAAAAATAAAGAAAGTAAATTTCAATAATTCAAATAAATGAAAGCGTAAATGAATTTTTACGCTTTTTTGTAAATCAATACCATCAATGATTGGCAGATTTTTTTAAAAAAATTGTAAACCTTTCGTTACTACGAAAAAGTAGTGATTTTATATGATTTCTGTTGTTCAATTTTACACTACCAATATAGCTAGAATGTGACATCTTAAAAAAGGCAGTAGGCATCTTCTTGGGGAGAGACGGGTAAGATATAAATTTATCAAGGATCACATTAGGATGTTTCCTGTCGGGAGGATGTGTGAAGTATTAAAAGTTAAGCAGGAGCAGCTTCTATCATTGGAAGAAAAGAAAATCTACTAGACGATCAGAAATAAGAGCCGTTTTATCTGCTGAGATCTTCAGTATTTATCACTAGAGCCGTGACAGATATGAAAGTCCTCGCATCACCAGGGAATTAGAAACAAAAGAGATGAAAACTTCACATCCTTTCGTTGCGAGACTGATGAGAGAACGTAGCCTGAGAAGTATAGTAAAGAAAAAATTTAAGAAAACTATCAATTCTTCGCACAGATATCCCCCTTGTAGAGAATTATTTGAATCAAAATTTTCAGGCTAACAACAGCAAAGAAGTCTGGGTTTCCGATATTACCTATATCCGCGCTGGTCAAGGCTGGTTGTATCTCATGACGGTCATTGATTTGTTTGGCAGAAAGGTTTAGAGTGGTAGCTAAGTAAAACGATGAAAGCTAAGGACATCAGTATTGATGCCTTAAAAATGGCACGGCTTCACCATCCTTATACAGGATCAAGACAGTTTAATTTCATTTAGAAGGATACCATATGCCTGCACAGAATATACGTCAATAATCGGGAAACCATTATCCGCAGCATGAGTGGAAAATGAAATGCTGTAGCAGAGAGCTTTTTCAAGACCCTTAAAACAGAACTTATTTGTCAAAATAGATATGAAACTAGGAATCATGTCAAAACTCTCTGCTTGAATATATAGAAACATTTACAATACTCAGAGAGGGCATTGACTCCGTCGAATCTTCGATTTCTGCTTTAGGAAATTAACCATGAAAGAGTGTCAAAATTTAATGTCTAATCCATCTAAAAATGTAGCATAAAGAAGTATATAAATTTTGTCTCAAAAATAGTTGCAAATTTAACTTCTCTATAGCATCTTACTGTATACAGTATCTAATTAAAATATGAAAGATAGTTACAAAACGATTTTTTTATTACATTTTTCAATAGCGATGACGAATTATAGAGGTACTGCAATTTTACTGCATTGAATAATTAAGTGATTGAAATTTAAGAAATTATATTGTACAGTGAAATTGCAGTATCGTTATTTGTCCTCAGTTGCTCTAGATTTGCATTCGAATATTTCAACGATTCAAATTATTAAACACTAGATAAAATGAAAAACAAAACCATTACAAGCTTGTTCCTTGTATTAGGTACTATGACCTTTGCTCAAGTTGGGTTCAATACGCCAGAACCCAAAGTGACTGTAGATATTGTGGCTAAAAGTGCAACCGGCACCACAACAAATCCCGAAGGGCTATTGATCCCCAGAGTTGATAGACAGAAAGCCCAATCTATGAAAGAGATACCTGTTTCAACTTTAATTTTTGTAGATAATGTAACAACGGGATCCACGACAGGAATCGCTACAAATATTTATCAGGTAGGATTTTATTATTTTGATGGGGAAAGATGGGTAAGATTAAATTTTGACCCTGTTTTATATGCTCCCATCAATTTGTATAACACTGATGGAACTTTAGAAGCCGATAGAGTTGTTACCCAGAATGATAAGAAGTTGGCTTTTACTTCAACAGCTAATAACGCTTTTTCTATTGATGGCGACACCTTTTCGGTGGATGCCAAAGCTGATCGAGTTGGTATAGGAACGATAGCTCCGGCTGAAAGGTTAGACATAAGTGGGGCGGTGTCAGTTAGGGGACGAGCAGCTATTGATAAAACTTCAGCTGGGACTTTTGATTATGGGCTAGGCCAAACAAGAATTTTATCTTGGGGAGACACAACCTCCGGAGTTATTGGTTTCTGGACAGGTGCAGGAGGGAAACCTACGAGTGAGAAAATGCGTATTCATTCCGATGGAAATGTCGGTATCAACACAAATGCACCTAAAGCTAAGTTAGATATTATTGGATCTACTTTTGGACTTAGAAATTCTGTTGGAAGTTGGGATAATATTTGGTTTGATGTTAACAACACGAGTGCTCCTTCTATCAATGCATCAGGAGCTGAGACCGGTCTTCAATTTAAAGTCGGAAAAAATGCTACGGGTACCTATGGAGATGAAAATCAGTCTTTAATAACAGTTGCAACAATGTCTCCCGACGGAAATATAGGAATAGGAACTGTTTCACCTGCAAATAGTGCCATATTAGAATTAAATGCTACTAATAAGGGATTTCTACCACCAAGACTTACGACAGCCCAAAGAGATGCATTAAACCCAAAACCAGCTGGATTGATGGTGTATAATGTTAATACCAACTGTATGGAATTTTGGAATTCTGCATCGTGGGTATCTACCTGTGCTATTACAGCTCCTCCAGTTGGAGTGGTTACTACGCTTAACTGTGGAGGGGCTACTCATAACGGGACTATTTTAACAGGAACTAATGCATCGGTGTCTTCGGTAATTCCTTACGATGGCGGAAATGGCGGAACGTATGGTGGGCAGACTATTGCTTCTACAGGAGTAACGGGTTTAACAGCTACTTTAACGGCAGGAAATTTTGATAATGGAGCAGGAAGCCTAACTTACACAATTACAGGAACTCCTTCAGGAGCAGGAACAGCGAATTTTGTCATTAACATCGGAGGACAAGCTTGTACTCTTTCCAGAACTGTGAGTGCTGCACCTGGATCTGTTCTAAACTTAAATTGTGGTGGTGCCACAAACAACGGAACTTTAACATCCGAAACTCTAGCAGCAGGTGTATCTTCTATAATCTCTTATACAGGTGGAAACGGAGGTACTCATAACGGACAAGTTGTAAATTCGACAGGAGTGGTAGGTCTAACGGCTACCTTAGCAGCAGGAAACTTTGCGAACGGGTCAGGAAACCTTACCTATACTATTACTGGAACTCCTACGACAGCAGGTACCGCATATTTTACTATTAATATTGGGGGGCAGACCTGTATTTTATCAAGAATTGTG from Chryseobacterium wanjuense includes these protein-coding regions:
- a CDS encoding SDR family oxidoreductase; amino-acid sequence: MSTIFITGASSGLGKATAKLLASKGWNVIATMRHPEKETELNVIKNIHLLQLDVTDLSSIEKAVAAAVQIRPVDVVFNNAGYGLTGPLEGYRDDQITRQFDTNVLGVIRVTEAFLPHLREKRSGLIISITSIGGLVAFPFASIYHATKWAIEGWSESLSFELAAHNIQIKTISPGGIATDFMSRSLDFGKHEAYAEQFDKFLASFENNESPLQFSTAESIAAIVYEAITDGKDQLRYLAGNDAISTYQQRLDIGQEKFRKLIAKGLVG
- a CDS encoding DUF11 domain-containing protein; its protein translation is MKVTQIVPDKTSVVVGDQVLYTVKVKNDGPSGVENATFTFSLPSGFNHQNVVFQGNGCGSQGAVIIYNSQTGKYTSKLNLPSGCEITYIFTAGVTATTSGTNQQAEATILRPNDVTDPDATNTSLNIPPADPHFFSA
- a CDS encoding chitin binding peritrophin-A domain-containing protein translates to MKNKTITSLFLVLGTMTFAQVGFNTPEPKVTVDIVAKSATGTTTNPEGLLIPRVDRQKAQSMKEIPVSTLIFVDNVTTGSTTGIATNIYQVGFYYFDGERWVRLNFDPVLYAPINLYNTDGTLEADRVVTQNDKKLAFTSTANNAFSIDGDTFSVDAKADRVGIGTIAPAERLDISGAVSVRGRAAIDKTSAGTFDYGLGQTRILSWGDTTSGVIGFWTGAGGKPTSEKMRIHSDGNVGINTNAPKAKLDIIGSTFGLRNSVGSWDNIWFDVNNTSAPSINASGAETGLQFKVGKNATGTYGDENQSLITVATMSPDGNIGIGTVSPANSAILELNATNKGFLPPRLTTAQRDALNPKPAGLMVYNVNTNCMEFWNSASWVSTCAITAPPVGVVTTLNCGGATHNGTILTGTNASVSSVIPYDGGNGGTYGGQTIASTGVTGLTATLTAGNFDNGAGSLTYTITGTPSGAGTANFVINIGGQACTLSRTVSAAPGSVLNLNCGGATNNGTLTSETLAAGVSSIISYTGGNGGTHNGQVVNSTGVVGLTATLAAGNFANGSGNLTYTITGTPTTAGTAYFTINIGGQTCILSRIVNAPTGVITNLDCASVTRNGNLQLGAVASNVSFEIPYTGGNGGAHNGQTVTSTGVTGLTATLSAGNFNATGTLTYIITGTPSAAGTANFAINIGGKTCIISVGVLAPCTAEGVYAYPHDVRKYYRCIRIGGDLYRYIYTCPNGSVFDPIKKICVAQ
- a CDS encoding SDR family oxidoreductase — its product is MNKTILITGTSSGFGAATANYFAAKGWNVIATMRDTTKNGNLEKSGNIFVTQLDVQDKNSIDKAIVEGINHFGSIDVVVNNAGYGLFGIFESASREAIQTQFDVNVFGAMDVTRAILPYFRSNRSGTIINISSGAGAIGFPMASVYSSSKFALEGWTEGLRYELVSLGITAKIIEPGGAMQTGFMSRVGGESAGLNLIEDYLPFLEQIGKVYGGMQGTADADAVEKVVHAIYEAATDGTDRLRYSPTDDIKPILNARRNTSEEEYQTFTNSIFLAK
- a CDS encoding helix-turn-helix domain-containing protein, with the protein product MIDKSVKKKELHYYKSISDLCRGLGVASPLHPLIVSVNHADIPSESEVQYLVHDFYMVSYKSNLKGKLKYGQSYYDFDEGGLIFVAPGQALSVIDDEVCSGRSLFIHPDFFAGHPLARLITKFGFFSYNINEALHLSEKERNKVLIIFENIKEEIEMVIDDTSQELIISYFEVLLNYSNRYYKRQFITRKAISSPLIERFETLLNNYYEDEQSIQKGIPSVNYFSALLNVSYGYLGDMLRNMTGMNTQQHIHAKLIEVAKQKLSTSELTAAEIAYELGFEYPQSFNKLFKNKTGLTPLQFREHLN